ctaccttgccgcgtctcaggaggcgtcttgtagcGCCTAGGGAGAGAATTCTctgacctaaaaaacccacatgtgatgAGTACAGGGAATTTTTTTgcctttttcacacacacacacacacacacacacacacacacacacacacacacacacacacacacacacacacaaaaaaaatgctgCTCAGACCTGATGTTTGGTGCTGCCGCCGCCGCTAGAGTGCAGATTTGTACTGCGGCCTCTGCATTGCTCCGCAGCATATTTATCCAACCGGCAGAGATCATCACCTCGGGGTGGCTCGCTATGAAGTTCACAGCTGCACTCTCGAGCCGCGAACAGGAGTGCAGCACAGCTAGGACTGCAGTGGCGGCAGCGTTGTCCACAGTCAGGCCCTGCGCCAGCTGCTGCTCGCACCTCTTTTTGAGCAACGGCAGGTCGTACTTGTCAGAGGCGGCCAACAGCTCGGCTGCCATGCTCGCTAGCTGTGGAGTTTCGTCGGTGTACACGAAACGCAGCAGCTGCCTCAGCACAGCTTCCCGCACATCAGTTATCTCGATTCGACGACTGCGGCCTTCTTTCATGTCATTCCGGAACGTGGCGGCAAAGAcggggctcctcgccgctaacacGAAACTGTGGACCGGCAGCTGTGAGGTGCCGACCACCAGGGTCACGTCCGCACCCTCGCCGGATTCTAACAGAGCACCCATATCACTTGCGAAACTGCCGTCCTTAGTGTCAGTTGTAGCCATTACGATCAATTCTGAAACACACGTGACACAACTTTAATTTTCAAACGTTACTAAATAGCAAATCTGTAGATTCTTTACCTCTCTTATCAAACAAACACATATTTCTCCTCCCAGCATTCATCCTTATTTAGCAGAATTGTAGTCTGTGTGCTGGTCACAACTACTTGTCTTCATGTATTTATTTCATACCCTGAATTGTCCTGTGGACTGCATTACTCGAGCACTGCTCAGATTAATCTGAATTCACTGTTGTGCTGCCTGTATAAACTAGATGAAACAATTTTCCTTCATCAGACCTGTCACCAGAGCCGCTTCTTATGGATGAGCCAGTATTCATTCCCGGAAAAACCTTCCTATCAAACACTGCATAATGAAAAACCGTTCACTATTTCAGAGAGAGAAAACACAGCAGAAGTCCCCTTTGGTGTGACGGTGACAGGAATGTTTCGGTTCGTGCCCCGCTTAAATGATGTGTTTCGTTACACtgtttaaaaagttaaaaaaagtgatactaaaataaaaaaaaatttccctgGAAGATCTGGGGAATACTTCCCTGCCTCTCctccagaaaacacacacacacacacacacacacacacacacacacacacacacttgaaatggAGGCAAGAGCTTGAGGAAACAATAACTGATCAAAAGGCAGATATATGTGTCTGGATGAGCACTGAACTAAAAGAGGATGGGCCAGCCACTTGGTGACACTCGACCTCCCACCTATGAGCTTAGGCTGTGGCCCAAATATGCTTTCTTACTCTCGTCTCACTGTCAGACAATAAAGACGTCAGCTTCACCAGTCAAATTTAGTGTTATCACCTGGTAAGAAGATAAAATGCAATATTAAAATGTGGTACAAGGTGACTCTACACCATAAGTACCATATTCtgctggtagcgttctcgcttcccacggggttcgattcccggcagggtcagggattttctctgcctcgtgatggctgggtgttgtgtgctgtccttaggttagttaggtttaagtagttctaagttctaggggactgatgacctcagaagttaagtcccatagtgctcagagccatttgaaccatttttgaaccatattctGCAGTGGGTGGGATCCCGCCTCCCCCACCCCCAAACAAATTCAGGTATAAAGCCACGCTTTTATATATAACGTACAAATCACAGAGTTCAAGGTGACTGTGTCATCACAGTGGATGCTGTGAGCTACACCACGGCCAGACAGTCCATTTCCTCGACCGTAGCTTGTCGTCTTTCACTGCCAGACACTCCTGCTGTAAGAGTTTCTGACTTTCTGACTCGACAGCAGGGGACAGGCACACACTGTCACATAGGCTCCCCTGCAAGCCTTCTTGGCTGAGGTATCTGTTAGCTCGTTTCCCCATACTTGAACATGTCTCTATATCCGGCAGCACAATATGTACTACTGTAGTGAGACACAAAGAGAGGCTTCTGTATTCTGGGTTTTTTTCTCTGCTGGGTTCATAAGTTTTGGTGCTTGTGCACAGAGGGAATCACATCAAATGGGAAATTTCTTCCCCTGACGACATATTGCGCCCCAGTGCCTTCACGGTTCCTTAGCACTAGATACTCTCTCTCTTGCAACCAAGTTGAAACCCGAATGACCTCAGCGAAGGCTACTGAGCAGCCAAGGGCATCACATGGTGCTTGTATGAACTATTTTAAAAACAGACTACATTTGGAGAGCATTCTTTTTCGAACATAGTTAATTCTAAAATAATAATGGGCTTTGTAAGATGCTAAGATGGTTTTTTTTATATACTATTGCATAACAACAATATAAGCCACACACATTTCTGAAAGAACACAATCACAGAGTGGAACACATGTGAAAGGGGATATGAATACACTTTGAAAGTTCATTTACACTTCCTCACTTTTGAGAGATCAAATcaactttctgtgtgtgtgtgtgtgtgtgtgtgtgtgtgtgtgtgtgtgtgtgtgtgagagagagagagagagagagagagagagagagagagagagagagagagagagagagaatcatctTTATTCCTACATCTCTAATAAGCACACTAGAAAAAAATTGGTCCATTCAGGAAACATCATACTGATACCATGTAACAGAAAATATGCCCTTTATAACAG
Above is a window of Schistocerca cancellata isolate TAMUIC-IGC-003103 chromosome 11, iqSchCanc2.1, whole genome shotgun sequence DNA encoding:
- the LOC126108528 gene encoding poly [ADP-ribose] polymerase tankyrase-like, with the protein product MATTDTKDGSFASDMGALLESGEGADVTLVVGTSQLPVHSFVLAARSPVFAATFRNDMKEGRSRRIEITDVREAVLRQLLRFVYTDETPQLASMAAELLAASDKYDLPLLKKRCEQQLAQGLTVDNAAATAVLAVLHSCSRLESAAVNFIASHPEVMISAGWINMLRSNAEAAVQICTLAAAAAPNIRTSPVKQTSPVNQTQNMAARLTEAAKCGRVDELQNLLAEGAPVDARDTSGFTALHLAVMKAGESKFIVSDVGLHTVKCLLNAGANVNAEDLNKQTPLHLAAYRGDLKILWVLLTSPVQLNARDRWGKTPLHWAAATTNKEATRMLLLSGADKEASDSECLTPEDVASSFTKKLFSVY